A single region of the Variovorax terrae genome encodes:
- a CDS encoding c-type cytochrome, which produces MKAIASLVVAAAAVTLAAPASAQFAKPEDAIKYRQSALFVMGQHFSRLGAMANGRVPFDAKAAADNAEVVADMSKLPWAGFAPGTDKAAPTKAKPEVWAEQAKFKDYNEKLVAETTKLAAAAKTGNLDNLKVAFSATAGACKTCHDAFRSQ; this is translated from the coding sequence ATGAAAGCAATCGCCTCGCTCGTCGTGGCTGCCGCCGCCGTCACCCTGGCCGCGCCGGCATCTGCCCAGTTCGCGAAGCCGGAGGATGCCATCAAGTACCGCCAGAGCGCGCTGTTCGTGATGGGCCAGCATTTCAGCCGCCTCGGCGCCATGGCCAACGGCCGGGTTCCCTTTGATGCCAAGGCCGCCGCCGACAATGCCGAAGTCGTTGCCGACATGTCCAAGCTGCCGTGGGCCGGCTTCGCCCCCGGGACCGACAAGGCCGCGCCGACCAAGGCCAAGCCCGAGGTCTGGGCCGAGCAGGCCAAGTTCAAGGACTACAACGAGAAGCTCGTGGCGGAAACCACCAAGCTGGCCGCCGCCGCCAAGACCGGCAACCTGGACAACCTGAAGGTGGCGTTCAGTGCCACCGCGGGCGCCTGCAAGACCTGCCACGACGCGTTCCGCAGCCAGTGA
- a CDS encoding TlpA disulfide reductase family protein has translation MKRILYVAATAAVLAIGAGVWLSTGPSSAPESTFVLLDGSKQTTADLKGKVTLVNFWATSCVTCVAEMPRVVATYDKYKDRGFDTLAVAMSYDPPAYVVNYAETRKLPFKVAIDNTGAVAKAWGEVQLTPTTYIVNKRGAIVKRYVGEPDFGELHQLIEKLLAET, from the coding sequence ATGAAACGAATCCTGTATGTTGCCGCAACAGCGGCAGTCTTGGCAATCGGTGCCGGCGTCTGGCTGAGCACGGGCCCGTCGTCCGCGCCGGAATCCACGTTCGTGTTGCTCGATGGCTCCAAGCAGACCACGGCCGACCTCAAGGGCAAGGTGACCCTGGTGAATTTCTGGGCCACGAGCTGCGTCACCTGCGTGGCCGAGATGCCGCGGGTCGTCGCCACCTATGACAAGTACAAGGACCGGGGCTTCGACACCCTGGCCGTGGCCATGAGCTATGACCCGCCGGCCTACGTGGTGAATTACGCCGAAACCCGCAAGCTGCCGTTCAAGGTGGCGATCGACAACACCGGCGCGGTGGCCAAGGCCTGGGGCGAGGTGCAGCTCACGCCCACCACCTACATCGTCAACAAGCGCGGCGCCATCGTGAAGCGCTATGTGGGCGAGCCCGATTTCGGCGAGCTGCACCAGTTGATCGAAAAGCTGCTGGCCGAAACCTGA
- a CDS encoding DUF4197 domain-containing protein — translation MDRRQFNSVSAGTLGALLIATYEQAHALSLGDLTNAEASQGLKAALEKGAQTAVSLLGRPDGFLGNAKVRIPLPGFLDDAAKLLKTLGQGKRVDELVTAMNRAAEQAVPMAKDLLVGAVKSMNVDDAKKILTGGDNSVTHFFAEKTRAPLGVKFLPVVTQATEKVGLADKYNQVAGKAAGLGLMKKEDANIQQYVTGKSLDGLYLVIGDEEKKIRQDPVGSGSAILQKVFGAIR, via the coding sequence ATGGACCGACGCCAGTTTAATTCCGTTTCAGCGGGCACGCTGGGCGCGCTGCTGATCGCCACCTACGAGCAGGCCCATGCGTTGTCGCTGGGGGACCTGACCAACGCGGAGGCCTCGCAGGGCCTGAAAGCCGCGCTCGAAAAAGGCGCCCAGACGGCGGTCAGCCTGCTCGGCAGACCAGATGGATTCCTTGGCAACGCAAAAGTTCGCATCCCGCTGCCCGGATTCCTGGACGACGCGGCCAAGCTCCTCAAGACCCTGGGCCAGGGCAAGCGGGTGGACGAGCTCGTCACCGCCATGAACCGGGCGGCCGAGCAGGCGGTGCCGATGGCCAAGGACCTGCTGGTGGGCGCCGTCAAGTCGATGAACGTGGACGACGCCAAGAAGATCCTGACCGGGGGCGACAACTCGGTCACCCACTTCTTCGCCGAAAAGACCCGCGCGCCGCTGGGCGTCAAGTTCCTGCCGGTGGTGACCCAGGCCACCGAGAAGGTGGGCCTGGCCGACAAGTACAACCAGGTGGCGGGCAAGGCGGCCGGCCTCGGCCTGATGAAGAAGGAAGACGCCAACATCCAGCAGTACGTGACGGGCAAATCGCTCGACGGGCTGTACCTGGTGATCGGCGACGAGGAAAAGAAGATCCGCCAGGACCCGGTGGGCTCGGGCAGCGCCATCCTGCAGAAGGTGTTCGGGGCGATCCGCTAG
- a CDS encoding thioredoxin fold domain-containing protein, protein MAGTVWTRRRAVAGLASLAALSGRPARAADSALPVPASLQVAARAAARRGEPLVLLVSLPGCPYCELVRRSYLLPLRAEGLHAWQIDVTDRRQVVHDFKGQPATGAGLAERWKAGFTPTVLFFDARGQELAPRLVGVAVPDFYGAYLDEALATARKKLAAAS, encoded by the coding sequence ATGGCCGGCACCGTCTGGACCCGCCGCCGCGCCGTCGCCGGGCTGGCCAGCCTGGCGGCGCTGTCCGGCAGGCCCGCGCGGGCCGCCGATTCCGCGCTGCCCGTGCCCGCGTCATTGCAGGTGGCAGCGCGCGCCGCCGCACGCCGGGGCGAGCCGCTGGTGCTGCTGGTCAGCCTGCCGGGCTGCCCCTATTGCGAGCTGGTGCGCCGCAGCTACCTGCTGCCGCTGCGCGCCGAAGGCCTGCACGCCTGGCAGATCGACGTGACTGACCGCCGCCAGGTGGTGCACGACTTCAAGGGCCAGCCCGCCACCGGCGCCGGACTGGCCGAGCGCTGGAAGGCCGGCTTCACGCCCACCGTGCTGTTCTTCGATGCCCGCGGCCAGGAGCTGGCCCCGCGCCTGGTGGGCGTGGCCGTGCCTGATTTCTACGGCGCCTATCTCGACGAGGCGCTGGCCACGGCGCGCAAGAAACTCGCCGCCGCCAGTTGA
- a CDS encoding CaiB/BaiF CoA transferase family protein, with product MNSLDGIRVLDLSRVLAGPWCTQTLADLGADVIKVERPRTGDDTRSWGPPFLQDEAGHDTAEAAYYLGANRNKRSITCDIAQPSGQALVRELVRHCDVFVENFKVGDMARYGLDYPSLQAINPRLVYCSVTGFGQTGPYRERAGYDYAVQGMGGLMSVTGERDDLGGGPQKVGVAVADLLTGMYATVAVLAALRHAEKTGEGQQVDMALLDTQVAMLANLGANYLVSGQAPGRAGNAHQNIVPYQVFEVAPAADGSRDHLILAVGNDGQYAKFCSVAGRPDLGADPRYVRNQDRVRHRATLVPILQDLMKTRSKADWLAALEAAKVPCGAINNLAEVFADPQVQARGMVTEWQHPLNSGLQLVSSPMKFSATPVRADLPPPLLGQHTEEVLGELLACSAARLAELRSSGAI from the coding sequence ATGAACTCTCTCGATGGCATTCGCGTTCTCGACCTGTCCCGCGTTCTCGCCGGCCCCTGGTGCACCCAGACCCTGGCCGACCTCGGCGCCGACGTGATCAAGGTCGAACGCCCCCGCACCGGCGACGACACCCGCAGCTGGGGCCCGCCGTTCCTCCAGGACGAGGCCGGCCACGACACCGCCGAAGCCGCCTACTACCTGGGCGCCAACCGCAACAAGCGCTCGATCACCTGCGACATCGCGCAGCCGTCGGGCCAGGCGCTGGTGCGGGAGCTGGTGCGCCATTGCGACGTGTTCGTCGAGAACTTCAAGGTCGGCGACATGGCGCGCTACGGGCTGGACTATCCCTCGCTCCAGGCCATCAACCCGCGGCTGGTGTACTGCAGCGTGACCGGCTTCGGCCAGACCGGTCCGTACCGCGAGCGGGCCGGCTACGACTACGCGGTCCAGGGCATGGGCGGCCTGATGAGCGTGACCGGCGAGCGCGACGACCTCGGCGGCGGGCCGCAGAAAGTCGGCGTGGCGGTGGCCGACCTGCTGACCGGCATGTATGCGACCGTGGCCGTTCTCGCCGCGCTGCGCCACGCCGAGAAAACCGGCGAAGGCCAGCAGGTGGACATGGCGCTGCTGGACACGCAGGTGGCGATGCTGGCCAACCTCGGCGCGAATTACCTCGTGAGCGGCCAGGCGCCGGGGCGCGCCGGCAACGCGCACCAGAACATCGTGCCGTACCAGGTGTTCGAGGTCGCACCGGCGGCCGACGGCAGCCGCGACCACCTGATCCTGGCCGTCGGCAACGACGGCCAGTACGCGAAGTTCTGCAGCGTCGCCGGCCGGCCCGACCTGGGCGCCGACCCGCGGTACGTCCGGAACCAGGACCGCGTGCGGCACCGGGCCACGCTGGTGCCGATCCTGCAGGACCTCATGAAAACCCGCAGCAAGGCCGACTGGCTGGCCGCGCTGGAAGCCGCCAAGGTGCCCTGCGGCGCCATCAACAACCTGGCCGAAGTGTTCGCCGACCCCCAGGTGCAGGCGCGCGGCATGGTGACCGAATGGCAGCACCCGCTCAACAGCGGTCTGCAGTTGGTCTCCAGCCCCATGAAGTTCAGCGCCACGCCGGTGCGCGCCGACCTGCCGCCGCCGCTGCTGGGCCAGCACACCGAGGAGGTGCTGGGCGAGCTGCTGGCCTGTTCCGCGGCGCGGCTGGCCGAGCTGCGCAGCAGCGGAGCGATCTGA
- a CDS encoding MFS transporter, whose protein sequence is MNFLPRRTALVLFLAFAIAYFFSALLRGITATLAPVLTADFALNSRDLGLLAGGYFLGFAIMQLPLGQWLDRHGPKKVLVYFAGAAVLGCVAFSLATGFAELLAARVLCGVGVSACLMAPLTAFRRWLEPMQQLRANSWMLMTGSLGMVAATLPVQWLMPVVGWRPLFWGLALLIALSSLLIAWQVPAWGAVEAGEEADAPRAGYADVWRHPYFRRMMPIGFFNYGGMVAMQTLWAGPWMIQVTGNTPLQAATGLFFINVAMLCTFWSWGMLTPWLMRRRLLQVDRLIAWGLPLSFAVLAMIIVAGEKAGAGAWAVFCVSCTFVSLAQPAVGMAFPAPLAGRALSAYNLVLFAGVFMVQWGIGLAVDAFAAAGLSTVGAFQAAMSVFLVLSMASYAWFLLARSHNQAAHAPS, encoded by the coding sequence ATGAATTTCCTGCCGCGCCGCACGGCGCTGGTCCTGTTTCTCGCCTTTGCGATCGCGTATTTCTTCTCGGCGCTGCTGCGCGGCATCACCGCCACGCTGGCGCCGGTGCTGACGGCGGACTTTGCGCTGAATTCGCGCGACCTGGGCCTGCTGGCCGGCGGCTATTTCCTGGGTTTCGCGATCATGCAGCTGCCGCTGGGCCAGTGGCTGGACCGCCACGGGCCGAAGAAGGTGCTGGTGTACTTTGCCGGGGCCGCGGTGCTGGGCTGCGTGGCGTTCTCGCTGGCCACCGGCTTTGCCGAACTGCTGGCCGCGCGCGTGCTGTGCGGCGTCGGCGTGAGCGCCTGCCTGATGGCGCCGCTCACCGCCTTTCGCCGCTGGCTGGAGCCGATGCAGCAGCTGCGCGCCAACTCGTGGATGCTGATGACCGGCTCGCTGGGCATGGTGGCGGCCACGCTGCCGGTGCAGTGGCTGATGCCGGTGGTCGGCTGGCGGCCGCTGTTCTGGGGGCTGGCGCTGCTGATCGCGCTGTCCTCGCTGCTGATCGCCTGGCAGGTGCCGGCCTGGGGGGCCGTGGAGGCCGGCGAAGAAGCGGACGCGCCGCGCGCCGGCTACGCGGACGTGTGGCGCCACCCCTACTTCCGGCGCATGATGCCCATTGGTTTCTTCAACTACGGCGGCATGGTGGCGATGCAGACGCTGTGGGCCGGCCCGTGGATGATCCAGGTGACCGGCAACACGCCGCTGCAGGCCGCCACGGGCCTGTTCTTCATCAACGTGGCGATGCTCTGCACGTTCTGGAGCTGGGGCATGCTGACGCCCTGGCTGATGCGCCGGCGCCTGCTCCAGGTGGACCGCCTCATCGCCTGGGGCCTGCCCCTGAGCTTCGCCGTGCTGGCCATGATCATCGTCGCGGGCGAGAAGGCCGGGGCGGGGGCCTGGGCGGTTTTCTGCGTGTCGTGCACCTTCGTGTCGCTGGCCCAGCCGGCGGTGGGCATGGCTTTTCCTGCGCCGCTGGCGGGGCGGGCGCTGTCGGCCTACAACCTGGTGCTGTTCGCCGGCGTCTTCATGGTGCAGTGGGGCATCGGCCTGGCGGTGGACGCCTTTGCCGCGGCCGGCCTGTCGACGGTGGGCGCGTTCCAGGCCGCCATGAGCGTGTTCCTGGTGCTCAGCATGGCCTCCTATGCCTGGTTCCTGCTGGCGAGAAGCCATAATCAAGCAGCGCACGCCCCATCATGA
- a CDS encoding PTS sugar transporter subunit IIA has protein sequence MNNSILIIAHAPLASALRQCALHVFPDCAPGVAALDVQPNVPPEETLAAARIALEQLHTVHTLVLADVFGATPCNVAQKLVDGVKSKLITGVNLPMLLRTVNYRHESLDALVSRAVVGGTQGVMQVAITAPQNQARRKKNDQDHHDHQQ, from the coding sequence ATGAACAACAGCATCCTCATCATCGCCCACGCCCCGCTGGCCAGCGCCCTGCGGCAATGCGCCTTGCATGTGTTCCCCGACTGCGCCCCGGGCGTGGCGGCCCTGGATGTGCAGCCCAACGTGCCGCCCGAGGAAACCCTGGCGGCCGCGCGCATCGCGCTCGAGCAGCTCCACACCGTGCACACGCTGGTGCTGGCCGACGTGTTCGGTGCCACGCCCTGCAACGTGGCGCAGAAGCTGGTGGACGGCGTCAAATCGAAACTCATCACCGGCGTGAACCTGCCCATGCTGCTGCGCACCGTGAACTACCGCCACGAGTCGCTCGACGCCCTGGTGTCGCGCGCCGTGGTGGGCGGAACGCAGGGCGTCATGCAGGTGGCCATCACCGCGCCGCAGAATCAGGCGAGAAGAAAGAAGAATGATCAAGACCACCACGACCATCAGCAATAA
- a CDS encoding HPr family phosphocarrier protein, with the protein MIKTTTTISNKLGLHARASAKLTKLAGSFPCDVWIARGERRVNAKSIMGVMMLAAGIGTAVDLETIGEREQEAMDALLALIADKFGEGE; encoded by the coding sequence ATGATCAAGACCACCACGACCATCAGCAATAAGCTGGGCCTGCATGCCCGTGCCTCGGCCAAGCTCACCAAGCTCGCCGGCAGCTTCCCCTGCGACGTGTGGATCGCCCGGGGCGAGCGCCGCGTGAACGCCAAGAGCATCATGGGCGTGATGATGCTGGCCGCCGGCATCGGCACCGCGGTCGACCTGGAAACCATCGGCGAGCGCGAGCAGGAGGCGATGGACGCCCTGCTGGCCCTGATCGCCGACAAATTCGGGGAGGGCGAATGA
- the ptsP gene encoding phosphoenolpyruvate--protein phosphotransferase, translated as MTFSIQGLAVARGIAIGRAVLVASSRMDVAHYFIAAGQVEAEIARVRAGRNAVVEEIHRLQHTIAQMDPREAPPELTALLDVHLMLLQDETLITGVKHWITERLYNAEWALTTQLEVIARQFDEMEDEYLRERKADLDQVVERILRHMKGVASPVAPPAVRRRTQQDLLLDDTVDVPLVLIAHDLSPADMLQFKQSVFAGFVTDVGGKTSHTAIVARSMDIPAVVGARGTSQLMRQDDWVIIDGDAGVVIVDPSPIILAEYGYKQRQGEVERERLSRLRHTPAVTLDGHKIELLANIEMPEDAPAAVKAGAVGVGLFRSEFLFMGRQGNLPGEQEQYQAYRRAVEGMQGLPVTIRTVDVGADKPLDRALKDDAHLNPALGLRAIRWSLADPAMFLTQLRAILRAAAHGQVNLLIPMLAHGSEIRHTLALIDHARAELDNKGVAHGPVKLGAMIEIPAAALSLRLFLKHFDFLSIGTNDLIQYTLAIDRADESVAHLYDPMHPAVLRLVADTIAECHAQGKGVSVCGEMAGDVVFTRLLLGLGLRSFSMHPAQILAVKQEVLRADVARLQGWARQVLESDDPAAALAP; from the coding sequence ATGACCTTCAGCATCCAGGGTCTGGCCGTCGCCCGGGGCATCGCCATCGGGCGGGCCGTGCTGGTGGCCTCCAGCCGCATGGATGTGGCGCATTACTTCATTGCTGCCGGCCAGGTGGAGGCCGAAATCGCGCGCGTGCGCGCGGGCCGCAACGCGGTGGTGGAGGAAATCCACCGCCTGCAGCACACCATCGCGCAGATGGACCCGCGCGAAGCGCCGCCCGAGCTGACCGCACTGCTCGACGTGCACCTGATGCTGCTGCAGGACGAAACCCTGATCACCGGCGTGAAGCACTGGATCACCGAGCGGCTGTACAACGCCGAGTGGGCGCTGACCACCCAGCTCGAGGTGATCGCGCGCCAGTTCGACGAGATGGAGGACGAGTACCTGCGCGAGCGCAAGGCCGATCTCGACCAGGTGGTCGAGCGCATCCTGCGCCACATGAAGGGCGTGGCCTCCCCGGTGGCGCCGCCGGCCGTGCGCCGTCGCACGCAGCAGGACCTGCTGCTGGACGACACGGTGGATGTGCCGCTGGTGCTGATCGCGCACGACCTGTCGCCGGCCGACATGCTGCAGTTCAAGCAGAGCGTGTTCGCCGGCTTCGTGACCGACGTCGGCGGCAAGACCTCGCACACCGCGATCGTGGCGCGCAGCATGGACATCCCCGCCGTGGTCGGCGCGCGCGGCACCAGCCAGCTGATGCGCCAGGACGACTGGGTCATCATCGACGGCGATGCCGGCGTGGTGATCGTCGACCCCTCGCCCATCATCCTGGCCGAGTACGGTTACAAGCAGCGCCAGGGCGAGGTCGAGCGCGAGCGGCTGTCGCGGCTGCGGCACACGCCCGCCGTCACGCTGGACGGCCACAAGATCGAGCTGCTGGCCAACATCGAGATGCCCGAGGATGCGCCCGCCGCCGTCAAGGCCGGCGCCGTCGGCGTGGGGCTGTTCCGCAGCGAGTTCCTGTTCATGGGCCGCCAGGGCAACCTGCCGGGCGAGCAAGAGCAGTACCAGGCCTACCGGCGCGCGGTCGAAGGCATGCAGGGCCTGCCGGTGACCATCCGCACGGTGGACGTGGGCGCCGACAAGCCGCTGGACCGCGCGCTCAAGGACGACGCGCACCTGAACCCGGCGCTGGGCCTGCGCGCCATCCGCTGGAGCCTGGCCGATCCGGCGATGTTCCTGACCCAGCTGCGCGCCATCCTGCGCGCCGCCGCGCACGGCCAGGTCAACCTGCTGATCCCGATGCTGGCCCATGGCAGCGAGATCCGCCACACCCTGGCCCTGATCGACCATGCGCGGGCCGAGCTCGACAACAAGGGCGTGGCCCATGGCCCGGTCAAGCTCGGCGCCATGATCGAAATCCCGGCGGCGGCGCTGTCGCTGCGGCTGTTCCTCAAGCATTTCGATTTCCTGTCCATCGGCACCAACGACCTGATCCAGTACACGCTGGCGATTGACCGCGCCGACGAATCCGTGGCGCACCTGTACGACCCGATGCACCCGGCCGTGCTGCGGCTGGTGGCCGACACCATCGCCGAATGCCATGCCCAGGGCAAGGGCGTGAGCGTGTGCGGCGAGATGGCGGGCGACGTGGTGTTCACGCGGCTGCTGCTGGGCCTGGGCCTGCGCAGCTTCTCCATGCACCCGGCGCAGATCCTCGCGGTCAAGCAGGAGGTGCTGCGCGCGGACGTCGCTCGGCTGCAGGGCTGGGCCCGGCAGGTGCTCGAGTCCGACGACCCGGCGGCGGCGCTGGCGCCCTGA
- a CDS encoding OmpA family protein, translating into MIRISRITGAALLALAALGVLPAAAQPAPTAEQMIEQLKAAPQAPRTRSLRNLTVEAASAARPSLSLLIQFDFDSARVRPESQQALANLAQALQSSELSASKFVIEGHTDAKGRADYNQRLSQQRADAVRDYLAQQGVAVVRLTAAGKGSSEPANAADPFAAENRRVRIVNLD; encoded by the coding sequence ATGATCAGGATTTCACGCATCACGGGCGCGGCGCTGCTGGCGCTGGCGGCCCTCGGGGTGCTGCCCGCCGCGGCGCAGCCCGCGCCGACCGCCGAGCAGATGATCGAGCAGCTCAAGGCCGCGCCCCAGGCGCCGCGCACGCGCAGCCTGCGCAACCTCACGGTGGAGGCGGCGTCCGCCGCGCGGCCTTCGCTGTCGCTGCTGATCCAGTTCGACTTCGACTCGGCGCGCGTGCGCCCCGAGAGCCAGCAGGCGCTGGCCAACCTGGCGCAGGCGCTGCAGTCGAGCGAGCTGTCCGCGTCCAAGTTCGTGATCGAAGGCCACACCGACGCCAAGGGCCGCGCCGACTACAACCAGCGCCTGAGCCAGCAGCGCGCCGACGCCGTGCGCGACTACCTCGCGCAGCAGGGCGTGGCCGTGGTGCGCCTCACCGCGGCCGGCAAGGGCTCGAGCGAGCCGGCCAATGCCGCCGATCCGTTCGCCGCGGAGAACCGGCGCGTGCGCATCGTCAATCTCGACTGA
- a CDS encoding CHASE2 domain-containing protein: MQRWRSILLPLGGLPARRVTWGLAALFSLWAVLDVMVLHVSGGLAQSTYDAMVRARFHAAAPDPRVVIIDIDEASLARMGREFGRWPWPRDTLAAVLDHVEKQQPAALVWDIIFSDPDRLNPGGDAAFNEAVRRSPRSHFSVVRLPRANDGASQITRAQLPGLWLTPQDGSATVALIAPALPAVAAARLGFNNGYPDNDGILRRYRAFEQLPDGSVIQSIARSVAGSLQPAPGQDAAPADRDALIAWRKRAQSYPRVSFADVFAQADGGRPLGAVPDFAGKLVIIGATAPSLHDIHPAPLSATQAGVESLATVIDNAVNQRHLAELPRWLQALLAVLLCAGIALWVQVRSVASLAPALLVLPATLLGISYLTLNGSPVFVDLSLAAGVALVFLAVLRYWNRLRREYWCLPPAPGAGPLWVWPWLRATPWVDSALDRLLDAVERHAPGCRVIVLDAHYVWPGRLRWPELARCAAVVGSREALQAARPALEPALGRLAQRSGEPVPVQVPAGPGDGREALATTTFMAWAALQNPGTTHG; this comes from the coding sequence ATGCAGCGCTGGCGCTCCATCCTGCTGCCGCTGGGCGGCCTGCCCGCGCGGCGCGTGACCTGGGGCCTGGCGGCGCTGTTCTCGCTGTGGGCCGTGCTGGACGTGATGGTGCTGCACGTCAGCGGCGGGCTGGCGCAGTCCACCTACGACGCCATGGTGCGCGCGCGCTTTCACGCGGCCGCGCCCGATCCGCGCGTGGTGATCATCGACATCGACGAAGCCTCGCTGGCCCGCATGGGGCGCGAGTTCGGCCGCTGGCCCTGGCCGCGCGACACGCTGGCGGCGGTGCTCGATCACGTGGAGAAGCAGCAGCCGGCGGCGCTGGTCTGGGACATCATCTTCTCCGACCCCGACCGCCTCAACCCGGGCGGGGATGCGGCATTCAACGAGGCCGTCCGGCGCAGCCCGCGCAGCCATTTCTCCGTGGTGCGGCTGCCCCGGGCCAACGATGGCGCGAGCCAGATCACGCGCGCCCAGCTGCCGGGGCTGTGGCTCACGCCGCAGGACGGCAGCGCCACCGTGGCGCTGATCGCGCCGGCGCTGCCGGCGGTGGCGGCCGCGCGGCTGGGCTTCAACAACGGCTACCCGGACAACGACGGCATCCTGCGGCGCTACCGCGCGTTCGAGCAGCTGCCCGACGGCAGCGTGATCCAGTCGATCGCGCGCTCGGTGGCCGGCAGCCTCCAGCCCGCGCCCGGCCAGGACGCCGCCCCGGCCGACCGCGACGCGCTGATCGCCTGGCGCAAGCGGGCCCAGAGCTACCCGCGCGTGAGCTTCGCCGACGTGTTCGCGCAGGCCGACGGCGGCCGGCCGCTGGGCGCCGTGCCGGATTTCGCGGGCAAGCTGGTCATCATCGGCGCCACCGCGCCCAGCCTGCACGACATTCACCCCGCGCCGCTGTCGGCCACGCAGGCCGGCGTGGAGTCGCTGGCGACGGTGATCGACAACGCGGTCAACCAGCGCCACCTGGCCGAACTGCCGCGCTGGCTGCAGGCGCTGCTGGCCGTGCTGCTGTGCGCCGGCATCGCGCTGTGGGTGCAGGTGCGCTCCGTGGCCTCGCTGGCGCCGGCCCTGCTGGTGCTGCCGGCCACGCTGCTGGGCATCAGCTACCTCACGCTCAACGGCTCGCCGGTGTTCGTGGACCTGAGCCTGGCGGCCGGCGTGGCGCTGGTGTTCCTGGCGGTGCTGCGGTACTGGAACCGGCTGCGGCGCGAGTACTGGTGCCTGCCGCCGGCGCCCGGCGCGGGGCCCCTGTGGGTCTGGCCCTGGCTGCGCGCCACGCCCTGGGTGGACTCGGCGCTGGACCGCCTGCTCGACGCCGTGGAGCGCCACGCGCCCGGCTGCCGCGTGATCGTGCTCGACGCCCACTACGTCTGGCCCGGCCGGCTGCGCTGGCCCGAGCTGGCGCGCTGCGCCGCGGTGGTGGGCTCGCGCGAGGCGCTCCAGGCGGCGCGGCCCGCGCTGGAGCCCGCCCTGGGCCGGCTGGCGCAGCGCAGCGGCGAACCCGTGCCGGTGCAGGTGCCGGCCGGGCCCGGCGACGGGCGCGAGGCCCTGGCCACTACCACATTCATGGCATGGGCGGCCCTGCAAAATCCGGGTACAACCCATGGCTGA